The proteins below come from a single Benincasa hispida cultivar B227 chromosome 4, ASM972705v1, whole genome shotgun sequence genomic window:
- the LOC120075165 gene encoding protein RADIALIS-like 4, whose translation MASSSFKSSGSSSSSWTLKQNKKFEDALVLYPEDTPDRWQKVARAVGGKTAEEVKRHYDILLQDLMHIESGKVPLPNYKPIVSNGSVYADEQRLMKNLKLQ comes from the coding sequence ATGGCATCAAGCTCTTTTAAATCTTCAGGAAGTTCTAGCTCCTCATGGACGCTTaagcaaaacaaaaaatttgagGACGCTCTGGTTTTATATCCCGAGGACACACCGGATCGGTGGCAAAAGGTGGCCAGGGCAGTGGGTGGAAAAACAGCTGAGGAAGTAAAAAGGCATTATGATATCCTGTTGCAAGATCTCATGCATATAGAATCTGGAAAAGTTCCTCTTCCTAACTACAAGCCCATTGTTTCCAACGGTTCAGTGTATGCTGATGAGCAGAG